The DNA window ATTGGATTTCCACCTAATGTAATAGAAGCCATAATTATTGTTATTTAGTGAGGTTCAAAAGTATGAAAATTTATTTACGATTGTATGAATTTCGGCTTATGATTTGCGAATTAATTAAAAAAAAACGCTCTCATTGCTGAAAGCGTTTTTAAGTAGTATGATTTGAATCTCGAAACAAAAGAGACAACAAAAGGCGCGTTCTACTTATCGATCGAACCTAAAACACGTTGCATAAACGCATTCAATGCTTCTTTTTTGTCCATTCCATCTTTTGTCATTTTGTGCACCTCGAGTGCGCCGTACATATTCGAAATTAATTCACCAATAACATCCAATTCTTCATCTTTCAAAGAAGAAACTTCGGTCAGAGCTTCCAAAACTTCGATCGTTTCTACGACATAATCTTGATCATTTTCTTCAATAAATTGAGACAAATGTTTGATAATCGGGAGTTTCATTTATTGTTTCTTGTTTGTTGTTTATAGTTTGTTGTTTTTGGATTTGAGTTTTTATTACTATTCAACAATAAACCCTAAACCACGAACATTTAATTGATTTCGTTGACCAATTCAGCTAGAACTTCGCCTTTATTGGTTTGGGTTTCGTTGATTAATTTTCCGTTGACAAAAGTAGCAAAAGTAGGCAAGTTGCTTACGTTGGCCAATTTTCTGGACTCTGGAGAATTTTCAGCATCGACCAAAACAAAAGTTAAGTGCTCGTTTTCGGAAGCCATCTTTTTGAATTTTGGTTTAATAATTCTGCAATTTCCGCACCAAGAAGCCGAAAATTGAACGATTACTTTTTCGTTTTGCGAAACTAAATCTTGTAAGGTATCTTCGTTTAATTCGATTAACATAGTTTTTAGTTTAAATTCCAATACTTTAAATTCCAAATTCCAAACTAATGGAGTAGGAATTTAGTATTCTTAAAGCTTGAAAGATTAATAATTGTGGAAGTAAACTCCAAATCCCAGAATTGGAATTTGGAATTTTAAAATTTGGAATTTAGTTTAAGCTTAGGTATTCTGCAGTACTTTTTCTGTCAGCACTCATCGCCTCTTTTCCTTCTTCCCAGTTGGCAGGACATACTTCACCTTTGGTTTGAACGTGTGTGTAAGCGTCGATCAAACGTAAATATTCGTTTACGTTACGACCTAGTGGCATATCATTGACACTTTCGTGGAAAATTTTACCCTCTTCGTCTACTAAATAAGTAGCTCTGTAAGGTACGTTTGAACCCACCAATAATTCGCCGTCAAAGGCTTCGTCGTATTCCATTTCGATATCTAAAATACCTAATTCTGCAGCTAAATTTCTTGTGGTGTCGGCAAGGATAGGGTAAGTAACACCTTCGATTCCACCGTTGTTTTTTGGAGTATTCAACCAAGCGAAGTGCACTTCATTGGTATCGCAAGAAGCACCAATTACGATAGTATTTCTTTTTTTGAATTCACCTAAAGCAGCTTGAAAAGCGTGTAATTCTGTTGGACAAACGAAAGTAAAATCTTTTGGATACCAAAATAATAAGACTTTTTGATTGTTTTTTGTAGCTTCTTCAAGTACGTTGATTCTTAAGTTATCACCCATTTCAGAAATGGCGTCTACAGTAATGTTTGGGAATTTTTTTCCTACTAATGACATAATTATATGATTTTAATTTTAAATTTTTTGCAAAATTAGTACTTAAGATCTTATGTTTCTGATAGGCTTGTCGTATTTTTTATTATTCTACCATAGAGTAAATTTATGCGGTGCAGCTAAAGCATTGGGGAAAGTAGTACCTTATTCATTATTAGTGAATTGGGTAAAATATTTTTAATACAGCTATAGTTTTTTTTTATGTAATTTAAGACTAAACAGCTTTTTTTTTGGTAAATTTACTTTCAAATCAAATTACTTAAATTATGGAAAATAACGCAAATTCTAGTAAAGCATCCTACAACATTAACGAAGGCAGTAAATGTCCTTTTTCTGGAGGTACTGCATCGAAACACAGTGCCGGAAACGGAACAAAAAATGTTGATTGGTGGCCGAATCAATTAAAATTGAATATTCTGAGACAGAATTCATCGCTCTCCAACCCGATGGGAGACTCGTTTGATTATGCCTCCGAATTTAAATCACTGGATTTATCTGAACTGAAGAAAGATATTCTGGATTTAATGACCACTTCACAAGATTGGTGGCCTGCGGATTATGGCAGTTACGCTGGATTTTTCATCCGGATGGCCTGGCATAGTGCCGGTACGTATAGAACCGCAGATGGTCGTGGAGGTGCTGGCTCAGGAACGCAACGATTTGCTCCTTTAAACAGTTGGCCCGACAACGGAAATCTGGATAAAGCACGATTGTTATTATGGCCCATAAAACAAAAATATGGTAGAAAAATTTCTTGGGCGGATTTGATGATTCTGGCCGGAAACTGTGGCTTAGAATCGTCCGGTTTTAAGACGTATGGTTTTGCAGGCGGAAGAACCGATGTGTGGGAGCCAGAGGAAGATATTTATTGGGGTTCGGAGAAAGAATGGTTGGATGATAAAAGGTATTCGGGTGATAGAGAATTAGAAAATCCGTTGGCAGCGGTTCAAATGGGATTGATATATGTAAATCCAGAAGGGCCGAACGGAAATCCTGATCCGCTTTTAGCGGCAATCGATATTCGAGAAACTTTTGCCAGAATGGCTATGAATGATGAAGAAACGGTTGCGCTTATCGCGGGTGGTCATACTTTAGGTAAGACTCACGGTGCCGCCGATCCTAATAAATATGTTGGTGCCGAGCCTGCGGCTGCTGGAATCGAAGAACAAAGTAAAGGTTGGAAAAATACTTTTGGCACAGGAAATGCGGGAGACACGATAACCAGCGGTTTAGAAGGCGCCTGGACAACAACCCCAACGCAATGGAGTAATAATTATTTTGAAAATTTATTTGGTTTTGACTGGGAATTGTTCAAAAGTCCTGCTGGCGCGCATCAATGGAGACCAGCAAATGGTGCCGGAAAAGGAATCGTTCCTGATGCCTTTGATCCATCTAAAAGTCATACTCCCGTAATGTTGACAACTGATTTGTCATTGCGATTTGACCCAGCTTACGAAAAAATTTCAAGACGATTCCTTGAAAATCCAGCCGAATTCGACGCTGCTTTTGCAAAGGCTTGGTTTAAATTGACACATCGTGATATGGGGCCAAAAGCATTATATTTAGGGGCTGAAATTCCCAAAGAAGATTTAATTTGGCAGGATCCAATTCCACAAGCCTCCTACAAAACTATCGAAAGTGCTGATATCGCATTTTTAAGAGAAAAAATTCAAACATCGGGCTTGTCTGTGGCACAATTGGTCTCAACTGCTTGGGCATCTGCATCTACTTTCCGAGGCTCGGATAAACGAGGTGGAGCCAATGGCGGCCGACTGCGATTAGCGCCTCAAAAAGATTGGCAAGTCAATAATCCTAAACAATTGGCTCAAGTGTTAGCAGTTTATGAAAGTATTCAAGAAGCTTTCAATGCGGCGCATTCTGATAAAAAAGTATCAATGGCTGATTTAATTGTTTTGGGAGGAAATGTGGGAATCGAGAAAGCGGCTAAAAATGCGGGTCAAATCGTTGTTGTTCCCTTTACAGCCGGCAGAACGGATGCTTCACAAGAGCAAACTGATGTCGATTCGTTTCAATTTTTAGCACCTATGGCCGACGGTTTTCGTAATTATTCCAAAACCAAATTCGTTGTCGCTGCCGAAGAAATGTTGATTGATAAAGCGCAGTTGCTTACATTGACTGCTCCCGAAATGACAGTTCTAATTGGAGGTATGCGCGTCTTGAATACCAATTTCGATCAATCACAGAATGGTGTTTTTACGAGACATCCTGAATCATTGACCAATGACTTTTTTGTCAATTTATTGGATTTATCAACTACTTGGAAAGCCGTTTCAGAAGCTGACGATGCTTTTATTGGAACGGATAGAAATTCAGGTTCCATCAAATGGTTTGGAACACGAGTGGATTTGATTTTTGGCTCCAATACAGAATTAAGAGCCATAGCTGAAGTTTATGCATCAAACGATTCGAAAGAAAAATTTGTACAAGACTTTATTGCAGCTTGGAATAAAGTGATGAACTTGGATCGTTTTGACTTGTTGTCCTAAACTCCTAATGTAAGAAATGACAAAAGGTGGTTTGTGATCAAACCACCTTTTTTTATGTTGTATTGGCACCAAGAACGATGTTTCTTCCTTCGATCATTGGCAGAAATAGTCTTTTTACAAACTAAAATCCAGCGATTGTTACTGGTAAAGTGCCTCTACATCTTGAGTTGCGTAATAATTGTCTAGCAGCACTTTCTTGAAATTCTCGAAAATCCTGATACACTTGAATGATGCCCAAGGTAGAATCTAAATTTGGAAGGACTTGCAAAGCATAAGGATTTCCAAAATGATACAAGACGCATTTTTTTGTGGAAAATAACTCCCCTAAGAAATCAAGAATCGTTTCATCGATATCAAATTTATTCAAGGGTTTTGCCTTAGGTACAAAAAGGGTCACTAATATCGTATCAAATTTTTTCAATTGCGCTTTTACTTCTTCAATGGCTTCTGGAGTTCCATTTTCTAAAGCAAACTTCTCAGAAGGCAAAACAATATTTAATGATTTAAAAAAGATGTTATCAGCACTTTTATAAAGGCTTAATTTGGCTAATTTTCCATTGTTTTTGGCCTCAAATAGATGTAAACTATTATTATTGTCTTTGATTTTGGTGGTGCTTTTATCGGCGATAAGGCGATTTAAAATCGAACTTGCCTCGAAATCGAATTCTCCTTCAGGAGCAGAATTTCCCTCTAATAGTCCCACTTTTTGTTTGCATTTTTGTATGCGATTAAAACTGGCTTCGATACGTGATGCAGCGGCATTTTTTAAAATTTCCTGAATTCCGTCGGCTACATTTTCGGCAAAGCATAAAACATCATTTCCAGCATTGAAAGCCTCCCATTCCAATTGTCCTTTGGTGTCGTACAATTTGGAAACACTGTGCATATTGAGAGCATCGGAAATGACCAAACCTTCAAAGCCTAATTGTTTTCTCAAAAGGTTTTCGATTATATTTTTAGACAAAGTGGCCGAGGTGTTTTTTCCTTCGTTTAATGCGGGTACGGCCAGATGACCAATCATAATCGAATCGACCTTGTTCTCAATTCCTTTTATGAAGGGAACCAATTCGTTTTCCATTAATTGGTCTAAAGTTTCCTCGAGAATAGGCAGTCCTAAATGCGAATCAACACTAGTATTTCCGTGGCCCGGAAAATGTTTCAAGCAACCCAAAACACCAACTTCATTTAAGCCTCGCAAGTATTCAGTGGAGAAATTGGAGACTTTATCGTTGTTTTGACCAAAAGAACGGTAGCCTATGACGGGATTATTTGGATTGTTATTTACATCCGCTAGCGGAGCTAAATTGTAATGGATTCCGGCGGCACGCATATCTAATCCGGTGCGTTTGCCCACTTCATAAGCTAAATATTCATACCGTTCGGGCAAAGCACCGAGCGAAATCGCATAGGGATATTGTGGTGTGTTTTCGATTCGCATTGCTAAACCCCATTCGGCGTCAATACTCATTAATAAAGGAATAGTAGCGCATTTTTGGAAGCGGATGACCAATGCTTTTAATTTTTCAAAACTATCAGCGATGATCTCCACCTGTTTATTTTTTTCATAGTTGGTCGCTGCACTGGCACGGCTATGAAAAAAGGTGAGCCCGCCGATGTGATGTTCTTTGATTAATTGTTCTATTGCTAAGAAATTTTCTTCGGTATCGTTGATAAAAACGGCTGGAAAGAAGCATTGCCCAATTTTTTGTTCTAGTGTCATTGTTCTAAAAATAATTTAGTTTTCCTTGATTTCTTTTTTTCCAAATTCAGTTGGATAGGTTAGATATTGCGACAAGATTAAACCTGGAATTGTTGAAATTACGATCCAAATAAAGAAGTTTTCATAGCCCAAATATTCTTGAATATAGCCACTGATCATTCCCGGTAGCATCATTCCTAAAGCCATAAAGCCCGTTGCAAGCGAATAATGTGAGGTTTTGAATTCCCCTTCGGCAACATAAATTAAGTACATCATAAAGGCTGCAAAACCGAATCCGTAACCAAATTGTTCTAAAATTACGGTTAAATAAATAAAAAGATGCGATTGGGGTTGGAAATGGGCTAAAAGTACGAATCCGAGGATGGGAATTCTCATAGCTAGAACCATCGGGAGCATCCATTTTTTTAATCCATTTTTTGAAATGGCAATGCCGCCCAAAATACCTCCAATAACTAAAGCGATAATTCCGAAAGTTCCATAAATGAGCCCAATACTTTCGGTACTTAATCCTAAACCGCCTTTTTCTAAAGGGTCCATCAAAAAGGGATTGAGCATTTTTAATAATTGTGCTTCACCCAATCTAAAAATTAAGATAAAAGCAAGGATCAATCCGATTTGTTTTTTTTGGAAAAAAGTGGAAAAAACTTTGCCAAAACTAGGTTTTTCCGTTTTTTCAGCAGCCAGATATTCGTCTGTTGTTTCTGCTTTGGGTGTGGTAAAGAAATTGTAAATGGTTATTAAAGCCATCAGCGTGCCAATGAGTACCATTGTGTGCGACCAAGCTTTTGTTTTATCGCCGTATTTTATTTCGAGATATCCACCAAGTATTACAATCAAGCCATTTCCCGTAAGCATTGCCAATCGGTAGAAAGTACTTCTAATACCAAGAAAGAGTGCTTGTTTTTCTTTGGTCAATGCCAACATATAAAAACCGTCGGTAGCCACATCATTGGAGGCCGAGGCAAAGGCTGCCATCCAAAAAAAAGCCAATGTTAGGAAGAAAAAATTATTGGCAGGAATTGTAAAACCAACAAATATAAAAGCAATAGCTATGACTAATTGCATCGCTAAAAACCAATTTCTTTTGGTTGAATACAAGTCGATAAAGGGGCTCCAAAGCGGTTTTATAACCCAAGGCAAGTATAAAAAACTAGTATATAATCCGATGTCTTCATTATTAACTCCAAGGTTTTTGTACATTATGACAGAAACCGTTACAATGATGGCATAAGGTAATCCTGAGGCAAAATTTAAGGTTGGAATCCAATACCAAGGATTTTTGTTTTGGGGTGTATTCATTTTAGTTTGGTTTTATTTCGGTGTGTAGATGGACAGTTTCAATACTTTCATTGCCGTAAAAATCAATAAAAGTAAAGGCAACTCTTTTAGAATTGGCCAGTTTTTCTTTAGGGATAGCAAACTGAATATCGTCCATTTTTGAATCGATCGCGATTTTATCAACTATCTGACTTGGATCGTTGATGTCGATTTTGCTGTGCTCTGAACTGTAAATAACAATATAACGGATTTGATCGGATTGGGTTTTTTTGAATTTAGCTTGATATTCATTTCCTACTTGGGTAAACGAAATGGGCAATGGTCGTTCGGTGCCGGTCTTTTTTGAGCCGGGAACGGGGATAGGAATTGCTGGGTATTTGTATTGATTTTCAATCAGCAAATCGGCAACTTCTTTATTGGAATTTACAAAAGCTTTTGCACTAAAATAAGCATTTCCTTGTACATTTGGGTAGGATCTCGTCAAATCGATTTGATTGGGAATTTCGGATGGGATGTTCCATTTTTTATCAGAATCAGCATTGATTTTATAACTGCCATTTCCAATATACACATTGGCATTGGTGCAATTTTCTGCCCACCATTTCAATAATTTCGAATAGGATGCTGTTTTATGATCAATGGTCCAATACAATTGGGGTAACATATAATCGATATATTTTCCTTCCATCCAAGCGATGGGGTCGGCAAATAAATCGTCATAATTGGTTTGTCCAGCTTGCGTATCGGAACCTTTTGGATCGACCGATTTATTTCTCCAAACACCAAAAGGGCTAATCCCAAATTGAACCCAAGGCTTGATGCTTTTGATCGAAAAATAGACACTTTTTACAAATGAATTTACATTATCACGTCGCCAATCGTCAAGAGTTTGTTTGTATCCGTATTTTTTGAAAGCAGCTGAATCATTGAATTCTTTGCCACTAACACGATACGGATAAAAGTAATCATCAAAATGAATGGCATCGATATCGTAATTTCGCACCACTTCTTCAACAACGGTGATCAAATGACTCTTTACTTCGGGTAAAGCAGGGTTATAATAGTATTTTTCTTTGCCGGTTTCACCATATTTAATCATCCAATCACGGTGTTTGAAAAAATCGTGATCTGGACTTAAAATATCCGTTTTCGTATCGAAAGTAGCTCTGTAAGGGTTGAGCCAAGCATGAAATTCGAAACCTCGGCGATGCGCTTCTTCAATCATCCAAGCCAGTGGGTCATAATAGGGTTGGGGAGCTTGCCCTTCTTTGCCGGTAAGGAATCTGGACCAAGGGGCTAATTTTGAGGGGTAAAAGGCGTCGCCTACACTTCGTATTTGAACAATTACCGCATTGTAATTTAGTTTTTTATACGTTTCTAAAATTTCAAGATAATCTGCTTTTTGCTTTTCAACAGAATCATTGCCTTTTTTAGGCCAATCAATATTGACGACTGTAGCAATCCATACCGCTCTAAATTCGTTTTTTGGAAAGCTTATTTTAGACTGAGCTTCAGTATGCAAAGCAGAAAATAAAAAACCTAAAAAAAGCAAAGAAATGTACTTTTTTGTATTCATAAAAATATTTTGTTTTTAATAAGATTCAAAAATAGATTTTTTAGTTTAATTTCGAATTATAAAACCAATATAATTTTTGTCGTTTTGTTATAAAAACACGTTTTTTTATTCATTTTTGTTATTTATTTACAAGACGTGTTGCTGAATGACTTTTCACCCAAAGGCAAAAAAACAATACATTATTTATTTTTTTAACTAAAAGCAAAAAAATAAAATAGTTTTATATATTTGATTTTTTAAATGATTTTCTTTTTATCATCTGTTAAAAAAGAAAATTATATTCATTTAATCCTATTAATAATTAATTTTAAATATGGCGTTCTCTAAATTATTCAGAAAAAAAACGGTTCAAGATATATTAAAACAAGTCGAAAAAAATGAGACTGATGGGCACAATGCTCTCGGAAAGCATCTTACCGCTCGTGATTTGACTGCATTTGGTATAGCTGCTATTGTGGGGGCGGGAATATTTAGTACCATTGGAAAAGCCAGTGCCGATGGTGGACCAGCCGTGATTTTTCTATTTCTTTTTACCGCAATTGCTTGTAGTTTTGCTGCATTCGCCTATGCCGAATTCGCTTCGATGGTACCTGTTTCAGGAAGCGCGTACACCTATTCTTATGTTGCCTTTGGTGAAATAATTGCTTGGATCATAGGTTGGGCCTTGATTATGGAGTATGCCATCGGTAATATTACGGTCGCCATTTCCTGGAGTGATTATTTTACCGGTTTGCTCGAAAGTGGTGGCATTCGATTGCCGCAATGGGTTCAGATGGATTATTTAACCGCTTCGAATGGGTTTAAAGATGCTACAGCCTTGATGCAAGGTGGTAAATCATTCGATAATTTAAGTTCAGGATTGCAAGCAGCACATACCGCTTGGACAACTTCACCAGTAATTGGTTCTTTTCATTTTGTTGCTGATTTACCTGCCTTACTCATAATTATTCTGATCACAGCTTTGGTCTATCGTGGTATGAAAGAATCCAGAAACGCCAGCAATTTGATGGTTATCATTAAATTATGTATCGTACTTTTAGTAATTGCAGTAGGTGTGTTTTATGTAGATACTGCTCATTGGGATCCTTTTGCGCCCAACGGTGTTTCGGGTGTTTTGAAAGGTGTTTCGGCAGTTTTCTTTGCTTATATTGGTTTTGACGCCATTTCAACTACCGCCGAAGAATGCAAGGATCCTCAACGTGATTTGCCTCGTGGAATGATGTGGGCCATTATCATTTGTACCATTTTATACATTGCCATTGCCTTGGTATTGACCGGAATGGTCAATTATAATGAACTTAATGTAGGTGATCCACTCGCTTTTGTGTTTGATAAATTAGATTTAAAATGGATGTCAGGCATTATTGCCGTAAGTGCTGTTGTGGCAATGGCAAGTGTTTTGTTGGTTTTTCAAATGGGTCAACCTCGAATTTGGATGAGTATGAGTCGCGATGGATTGTTGCCCAAAAAGTTTTCTACCGTTCATCCTAAGTTCAAAACCCCTTCTTTTGCAACTATTGTAACCGGTTTTGTTGTTGCAGTTCCCGCCTTATTTCTGAATTTGACTATGGTGACCGATTTGTGCAGTATTGGAACGTTATTCGCTTTTGTTTTGGTTTGTGCAGGAGTTTTGGTTTTGCAAAATAAACCCAATATTCCCCGAGGGAAATTCAAAACCCCTTATGTGAATTCAAAATATATTATGCCAATTTTGATTGCTATTGGATGCATTTATTCGTTCGGATACAATCAAAAAGCAACGATGGATTTCTTGACCAATGAAACCCAAATCAAAAGTTCAGCAGATATAATTACGGGTTTAGATAAAGAACATTACACAAAAGTTTCTGATTATTTAATCGGTTTGGATGTCAAAAACAAAACGAATGAAACCCCAGATTTAGAGCTTTTGTTGAGCCAATACCAGCAAGATGATGTTGAGTATGCGGCGGTTATCAAAGGATTGCCTATTGAAGATTCTCATAAATACGAAAGTGGTTTCGACTTATTCAAGCACAAAATTCCGATGTGGATTTT is part of the Flavobacterium nackdongense genome and encodes:
- a CDS encoding DUF6952 family protein, whose amino-acid sequence is MKLPIIKHLSQFIEENDQDYVVETIEVLEALTEVSSLKDEELDVIGELISNMYGALEVHKMTKDGMDKKEALNAFMQRVLGSIDK
- a CDS encoding thioredoxin family protein → MLIELNEDTLQDLVSQNEKVIVQFSASWCGNCRIIKPKFKKMASENEHLTFVLVDAENSPESRKLANVSNLPTFATFVNGKLINETQTNKGEVLAELVNEIN
- a CDS encoding peroxiredoxin gives rise to the protein MSLVGKKFPNITVDAISEMGDNLRINVLEEATKNNQKVLLFWYPKDFTFVCPTELHAFQAALGEFKKRNTIVIGASCDTNEVHFAWLNTPKNNGGIEGVTYPILADTTRNLAAELGILDIEMEYDEAFDGELLVGSNVPYRATYLVDEEGKIFHESVNDMPLGRNVNEYLRLIDAYTHVQTKGEVCPANWEEGKEAMSADRKSTAEYLSLN
- the katG gene encoding catalase/peroxidase HPI translates to MENNANSSKASYNINEGSKCPFSGGTASKHSAGNGTKNVDWWPNQLKLNILRQNSSLSNPMGDSFDYASEFKSLDLSELKKDILDLMTTSQDWWPADYGSYAGFFIRMAWHSAGTYRTADGRGGAGSGTQRFAPLNSWPDNGNLDKARLLLWPIKQKYGRKISWADLMILAGNCGLESSGFKTYGFAGGRTDVWEPEEDIYWGSEKEWLDDKRYSGDRELENPLAAVQMGLIYVNPEGPNGNPDPLLAAIDIRETFARMAMNDEETVALIAGGHTLGKTHGAADPNKYVGAEPAAAGIEEQSKGWKNTFGTGNAGDTITSGLEGAWTTTPTQWSNNYFENLFGFDWELFKSPAGAHQWRPANGAGKGIVPDAFDPSKSHTPVMLTTDLSLRFDPAYEKISRRFLENPAEFDAAFAKAWFKLTHRDMGPKALYLGAEIPKEDLIWQDPIPQASYKTIESADIAFLREKIQTSGLSVAQLVSTAWASASTFRGSDKRGGANGGRLRLAPQKDWQVNNPKQLAQVLAVYESIQEAFNAAHSDKKVSMADLIVLGGNVGIEKAAKNAGQIVVVPFTAGRTDASQEQTDVDSFQFLAPMADGFRNYSKTKFVVAAEEMLIDKAQLLTLTAPEMTVLIGGMRVLNTNFDQSQNGVFTRHPESLTNDFFVNLLDLSTTWKAVSEADDAFIGTDRNSGSIKWFGTRVDLIFGSNTELRAIAEVYASNDSKEKFVQDFIAAWNKVMNLDRFDLLS
- a CDS encoding glycoside hydrolase family 3 protein, which produces MTLEQKIGQCFFPAVFINDTEENFLAIEQLIKEHHIGGLTFFHSRASAATNYEKNKQVEIIADSFEKLKALVIRFQKCATIPLLMSIDAEWGLAMRIENTPQYPYAISLGALPERYEYLAYEVGKRTGLDMRAAGIHYNLAPLADVNNNPNNPVIGYRSFGQNNDKVSNFSTEYLRGLNEVGVLGCLKHFPGHGNTSVDSHLGLPILEETLDQLMENELVPFIKGIENKVDSIMIGHLAVPALNEGKNTSATLSKNIIENLLRKQLGFEGLVISDALNMHSVSKLYDTKGQLEWEAFNAGNDVLCFAENVADGIQEILKNAAASRIEASFNRIQKCKQKVGLLEGNSAPEGEFDFEASSILNRLIADKSTTKIKDNNNSLHLFEAKNNGKLAKLSLYKSADNIFFKSLNIVLPSEKFALENGTPEAIEEVKAQLKKFDTILVTLFVPKAKPLNKFDIDETILDFLGELFSTKKCVLYHFGNPYALQVLPNLDSTLGIIQVYQDFREFQESAARQLLRNSRCRGTLPVTIAGF
- a CDS encoding MFS transporter, with the translated sequence MNTPQNKNPWYWIPTLNFASGLPYAIIVTVSVIMYKNLGVNNEDIGLYTSFLYLPWVIKPLWSPFIDLYSTKRNWFLAMQLVIAIAFIFVGFTIPANNFFFLTLAFFWMAAFASASNDVATDGFYMLALTKEKQALFLGIRSTFYRLAMLTGNGLIVILGGYLEIKYGDKTKAWSHTMVLIGTLMALITIYNFFTTPKAETTDEYLAAEKTEKPSFGKVFSTFFQKKQIGLILAFILIFRLGEAQLLKMLNPFLMDPLEKGGLGLSTESIGLIYGTFGIIALVIGGILGGIAISKNGLKKWMLPMVLAMRIPILGFVLLAHFQPQSHLFIYLTVILEQFGYGFGFAAFMMYLIYVAEGEFKTSHYSLATGFMALGMMLPGMISGYIQEYLGYENFFIWIVISTIPGLILSQYLTYPTEFGKKEIKEN
- a CDS encoding glycoside hydrolase family 10 protein gives rise to the protein MNTKKYISLLFLGFLFSALHTEAQSKISFPKNEFRAVWIATVVNIDWPKKGNDSVEKQKADYLEILETYKKLNYNAVIVQIRSVGDAFYPSKLAPWSRFLTGKEGQAPQPYYDPLAWMIEEAHRRGFEFHAWLNPYRATFDTKTDILSPDHDFFKHRDWMIKYGETGKEKYYYNPALPEVKSHLITVVEEVVRNYDIDAIHFDDYFYPYRVSGKEFNDSAAFKKYGYKQTLDDWRRDNVNSFVKSVYFSIKSIKPWVQFGISPFGVWRNKSVDPKGSDTQAGQTNYDDLFADPIAWMEGKYIDYMLPQLYWTIDHKTASYSKLLKWWAENCTNANVYIGNGSYKINADSDKKWNIPSEIPNQIDLTRSYPNVQGNAYFSAKAFVNSNKEVADLLIENQYKYPAIPIPVPGSKKTGTERPLPISFTQVGNEYQAKFKKTQSDQIRYIVIYSSEHSKIDINDPSQIVDKIAIDSKMDDIQFAIPKEKLANSKRVAFTFIDFYGNESIETVHLHTEIKPN
- a CDS encoding amino acid permease, with product MAFSKLFRKKTVQDILKQVEKNETDGHNALGKHLTARDLTAFGIAAIVGAGIFSTIGKASADGGPAVIFLFLFTAIACSFAAFAYAEFASMVPVSGSAYTYSYVAFGEIIAWIIGWALIMEYAIGNITVAISWSDYFTGLLESGGIRLPQWVQMDYLTASNGFKDATALMQGGKSFDNLSSGLQAAHTAWTTSPVIGSFHFVADLPALLIIILITALVYRGMKESRNASNLMVIIKLCIVLLVIAVGVFYVDTAHWDPFAPNGVSGVLKGVSAVFFAYIGFDAISTTAEECKDPQRDLPRGMMWAIIICTILYIAIALVLTGMVNYNELNVGDPLAFVFDKLDLKWMSGIIAVSAVVAMASVLLVFQMGQPRIWMSMSRDGLLPKKFSTVHPKFKTPSFATIVTGFVVAVPALFLNLTMVTDLCSIGTLFAFVLVCAGVLVLQNKPNIPRGKFKTPYVNSKYIMPILIAIGCIYSFGYNQKATMDFLTNETQIKSSADIITGLDKEHYTKVSDYLIGLDVKNKTNETPDLELLLSQYQQDDVEYAAVIKGLPIEDSHKYESGFDLFKHKIPMWIFFIVLIGLTVWSYKDNLSLIPLLGLICCLYMMAELSVWNWIYFTIWLLIGLIIYFSFSRKNSKLNT